The nucleotide window GAAATAATTTGCTTGATTCCTTCATATCACTCCAAAATAGCTATTTTTTCTCTAGGCTATTCGGATCTACGCCCAGATTGGTTGCCTATTAGAGCTGCCTGACGCGTTACTCCGTCACGGCTGCCGCCATCCAACTCCAGAGCAGCGCTAGAGGCCCTATAAAATCAACGGCTTGGGAAGTAAGGGTGGCACCTTGGAAAGTCAACGGCTCTGAATTTTGCCATCCTTATGCACAATATAGATGGCACGATAAGCGCGATTAAGTCTGATGGACATCTGCCCTTTGCGAGTCCCCTTAAGAGGTTCGTCATGGTACCGTGAAAGCTTTCGTACCTCAACCAAGCCCACCCGTTCAACAACCATTGCCCAGGCAATAAATCTATCGCGAATAAATTAGGGGACCTTAGCTAATGCTTTATCGACTCCCTTATTCCAGGTGACTTTGTAGTCCATTAAATTAAGAGCACTGCTTTCAGTAGTACTCTGTTAATGGCTCATTTAGCCAGTATTACTGGGGGTTTTGGGTATCAAGGACTCTTACGTTTAATACAGGAGCATCAACGCCCCTTCGCCCAAGAGGGCCCTGGAAGCACTGGATCATCGTTCTGAACAGCCCTTGAATCCTCTTTGACCTCAGTCATGTCCACCGAGCGAACAAGCTTAGATGCTCCGAATACCGGAAGCGCCTTCGCCGCACGATTCCATGACACGATACAGAGATTATCCTCTGCTCGGGTTACTGCCACATACAACAGATTCTGTCCCAGCTCGCTAGCAGGATAAGCTTGCGAAGAGGGATTCCAGAGCAAGACGGAGAAAAACTCAAGCCCCTTTACCTGCCGTACATCTGTTACCAAGATCCCCTCCTCAAAGGAAAACGAGTATGCGTCTCCTAGCCTTACACCTGCCCCAAAGGTTGGTCGTAACATCTGATATGCGAACTTTGCATCCTGAGGAGTAGCGCAGATAACGCAAACTATTCGATTCGGATATAGCTCCCCTGCTTTGGTCAACCACTTTAGAACACACCCGATCCCCTGCGCCTCATCTTGGCATTTAAACCAGATCGGGGTGCGTCCTGCTCGCCCAGACTTGACCACCTCACGCCGTTGCAGGTGGTCGGCTAGTCGCATAATAGGCAGGGTTGAGCGGTGGCTAACCTCCAGCGAGATATAGCGCGAGCTCTCACTATCGAAGTTCCAGTATCTGCGCAGCTCGTCCCAGCCAGGAAAGGCCCCGGTACGATCCAGATTCTGCGAAACATCACCCACTAAGGTGACATCCTTGTGATGCTTTACCGAACCTATCAAGGTAGCTAGTTCAACCGCTGATAGATCCTGTACCTCATCCACTACTATATGCCCGTAGCTACCAAGGGTAGCTTGCTCAGTAATGACTGCTCCGCGCAGCCGCTGAAATATCCTTAAGAGCAAAGCATCATCGTTCCAATCCAAGACCTCATCGTTGAAATTATTCACGGTGTTCTGATATGTATTCGTCACCATTTCAGGACGCAGAAGTCTTGTCGTGTCGAATGAGCAGACCATCTCAGAGTCAGATAAGATAGCAAGGAGCTTACTCCGTAAATCTGCAAAACGAATCGGCGCTGCGCCGAGAACCTCTCTTGTAACCGAAGCGTCGATAGCCTTGAGCAGCGCAATTGAGCGCTTAACTCGTGCAATCTCTAAGGGCGACTGCTCCAGCGCGCGCCCGAACGGAAACTCTCTACCAGGCTCAAGCGACCGAAAGGTGCGTCTGGCCCACTCGTGATACGTTCGCACCGCGACAGCTTTAATACCGGCAGAGGGCAGTGAGCTTTCAACATAGGCACGCAGAGCGGGGCTTAGCACTATCACGCAGGCCTCCTCTGGCTTGAGGGGCGAATTGTCGTGGTGTAAAAGCCATGCGAGTCTATGAATAGCGACGGTGGTTTTTCCAGATCCGGCGATGCCCTGAATTAGTATCGCTGTATCTGCATCCACCGTTATCGAGCGGAACTGCTCTGCTGTAATGAGTGATAATATCTCTGGTAGCTGTCCATCCCCTGTTCGTCCTTCCCGGCTGGAACCTGAGCTCGACTCCCAGCAGGCTTTGCTAGAGTTCCAACGGAAGGTGCCGTAGCGATTCTCAACTGAGCGCAGCTCCCCATTCTTTACCTCAACCCGATTACGTAGCAGGACGTTCCCATTACGCTCGCGCCCCAGGATCTCTTCGCAGTACTCCTCACCCTCTTTGTATTCGTAGTATAATTTAGAAATTGGAGCGCGCCTCCAATCGATAATGCGGCAATCAGTATTGGCAGAGAATCCGAGCTTGTATTCGATACGAATCTTTGAACCCGATTGCTGCTCCTCCTCTAGTTCGATCCGCGCAAAATAGGGATTATCAACCTGCTTATTAAGGGTCTCCACCTCTTCCCGTTTTGCGTCTTTAAGTCCGTGCGAAACAGCTTCATCGGAGGCTAGCAGCGCCTTATCCTCAAGACGCCGGGTCTCCATGATCTCTGATGTCAGAGCACGTGCCCTTTTATTTTCCAGGTACAGACGATCCTGCGCGCGCAAGATCTGCGCAGAGAGAGAATCGTGGACCCCACGAAAAACCCCCTCCTCGCTTACGATACTATCCTGCTCTTTGGATGAAATACTCATCGGGAGATGTGACCTATAAAACTACTCATGAGATATTTAGAGCGGCGCAGTATAGCATGTTTAAGCACTGTTGCCTCTAAATAAGGCTTAAAAAACTAACGTAGCTGGGTAAAAACAGGCTGAATTTTCGACTATGGAATCATGCCGCATCGCTTCGCTCGGCTGGAGCCGAGGGGGAAAGTCCCCTCCAGCGTCACGCTAATCTTGCCGCAGGCAAGCTGGTGTAGCCAAGAAACTGCCCACGCCTTGATTCGAACAAGGGACCTCAGAATTATGAGTTCTGCGCTCTAACCAGCTGAGCTACGTGGGCAAAAGGGTTATTTTGGAACGGCGAGCTTGCCTGACAGGGGTGAAAAATGCAAGTCCCTACAGACCTCTGCTATATCATCTAAGCACTCTATCCAACTCATTTTTTTGCTCTGTAAAGGCGCTCTATATGAGCTGCTCTGTTGCAATTTTTAACACCCATCCCATATTTAGTTGCATCTTAATCTCTATGTCAAAGGAAGAGACAATCGATGGAGCACGTGTTGCCGCCCAGATCCTGAGCTGCTTGCCTAGCGAGGATCGTGAGCAGCTGCTTGAATCTATTAAGATCACTAGCCCCTCCTCCGCCGCCAAGATTCAAGAGAACCTGTTTAACTTTGAACAGATAACTGAACTTAATGACCACACCGTTCAGAAATTATTGCGTGAAGTAGCGCACCGTGACGTCGTTATCTCACTTAAGAGCGCCCCCCAACCGGTACGCGCAAAGATCCTGCATAATATGTCGGAGTCCCGTCAGCGCCTGATCGAAGACGATTTTGAAAACCTCCCGCCGATGCGCTCATCAGATGTGCAGGCGGCCCAACAGCGCATCCTTAAGCGCTTAGATGAGCTCTACCCTGATACGATCAACACCCCAAGCCCAAAGCCATTCCTGCCTAGACTCGCCTAGCGAATTTTTCTTCCCTTCGGCGCTCTACTAGCAGGCCTACGGCTGCCCGTTAAATATCCGTGGCAACCCCTGCCAGCACTTGCGGTAGTCCGACTGCAACACGTCAAGTTGTGCAGCATATTTCGTCAGATGTTGCGGATAGCGGGTCTCAAACATAAACGCCATCGTATTCGAGAGCTTTCTAGCCTCCAACGGCTTGTTACTCGCCTTATCAAAGGCCACGGCGTCCGGGCCATGCGGCAACATACAGTTGTGCAGGCTTACACCACCCGGCAAAAAGCCGTCCGGCTTGGCCTCATACACCCCGTAAATAAGCCCCATAAACTCAGACATAATGTTCATATGGTACCAGGGTGGCCTAAAAGTATGCTCCGCCACCTCCCACCGTTCAGGGAAGATAACGAAATCAATGTTTGCGCTACCCTCCTCCCCCGACGGCGCTGTCAGTACGGAATAGATCGATGGATCCGGATGATCAAATAGTGTCGCCCCAACCGGCGCGAATGTTCTTAGGTCATACTTATACGGCGCGTAATTACCGTGCCACGCCACGACATCAAGTGGCGAGTGATCGATCTTTGTTTCAAAGAACTTTCCGCACCATTTAACAGTAACCGTACTTGCAGTAAGTTTATCCTCAAAAGCAGCAACGGGGGTTTTAAAGTCACGCGGATTCGCCAAACAGTTCGCCCCGATTGGCCCCCGATTAGGCAGGGTAAACTTTCCCCCGTAGTTCTCGCACATATATCCGCGCGCAGAAGTGCTGGACAATTCAACTCTAAACTTCATCCCACGCGGAATAATGCAGATCTCTCCAGGCGAGATATCGATCTTGCCAAGCTCTGTAAAGAAGCAGAGCGAGCCCTCCTGTGGCACTATTAGAAGCTCACCATCTGCGTTGTAAAAGTACTGATCCTGCATCGATGCGTTAACAAAGAAGAGGCTCGCCGCCATGCCGGTCTGAGTATTAACATCCCCCGCCGTAGTCATCGTGCGAATGCCGGAGATAAAGGTTGTTTTCTCAGTCGGCGCTAGAGGGGGACTCCAGCGCAGTTGGCCAAGTGCCAGGGTATGATCATCGAGACACGGGGCACTCCTCCAGAAAGGCAAGTCAACCCTAGAGAAAGCACCGGTATGAGTTACCGATGGCTGAATCCGGTACAACCACGAACGCTCATTAGCTCCACGTGGTGCCGTAAAAGGCGATCCTGAGAGCTGCTCTGCATAGAGACCGTAGGCGCACTTTTGTGGGGAGTTCTGCCCGTACGGTAGCGCCCCAGGCAACGCCTCCGTTTCAAAATCGTTGCCAAAGCCGGGCATATACCCCGGAATAATCGCGCTTTTAATAGTTGCTCCCATGCTTTTATCGCAACCTTCTCTTTAATCTTTTACGCTAATCTTCTACCGACCGATCACCTCATGCATCTTCGCTCCGATCTCATGTGGTGAGCGTACGGTGTGAATCCCCGCAGCCTCTAGCGCTTTAAACTTCGCCTCCGCCGTATCGTCACCACCACTAATGATCGCTCCAGCATGTCCCATACGGCGTCCTGGAGGTGCTGTGGCCCCAGCGATAAACGACACCACCGGCTTCTTCATGTTCTGCTTGACCCACTGCGCGGCCTCTACCTCAGCGCTACCTCCGATCTCTCCGATCATAACAACGGCGTCCGTATCTGGATCGTTATTAAAGAGGGTTAGACAGTCGATAAAGCTAGTGCCGTTAAGGGGATCTCCACCGA belongs to Pseudomonadota bacterium and includes:
- the hmgA gene encoding homogentisate 1,2-dioxygenase, with translation MGATIKSAIIPGYMPGFGNDFETEALPGALPYGQNSPQKCAYGLYAEQLSGSPFTAPRGANERSWLYRIQPSVTHTGAFSRVDLPFWRSAPCLDDHTLALGQLRWSPPLAPTEKTTFISGIRTMTTAGDVNTQTGMAASLFFVNASMQDQYFYNADGELLIVPQEGSLCFFTELGKIDISPGEICIIPRGMKFRVELSSTSARGYMCENYGGKFTLPNRGPIGANCLANPRDFKTPVAAFEDKLTASTVTVKWCGKFFETKIDHSPLDVVAWHGNYAPYKYDLRTFAPVGATLFDHPDPSIYSVLTAPSGEEGSANIDFVIFPERWEVAEHTFRPPWYHMNIMSEFMGLIYGVYEAKPDGFLPGGVSLHNCMLPHGPDAVAFDKASNKPLEARKLSNTMAFMFETRYPQHLTKYAAQLDVLQSDYRKCWQGLPRIFNGQP
- a CDS encoding AAA family ATPase, whose product is MSISSKEQDSIVSEEGVFRGVHDSLSAQILRAQDRLYLENKRARALTSEIMETRRLEDKALLASDEAVSHGLKDAKREEVETLNKQVDNPYFARIELEEEQQSGSKIRIEYKLGFSANTDCRIIDWRRAPISKLYYEYKEGEEYCEEILGRERNGNVLLRNRVEVKNGELRSVENRYGTFRWNSSKACWESSSGSSREGRTGDGQLPEILSLITAEQFRSITVDADTAILIQGIAGSGKTTVAIHRLAWLLHHDNSPLKPEEACVIVLSPALRAYVESSLPSAGIKAVAVRTYHEWARRTFRSLEPGREFPFGRALEQSPLEIARVKRSIALLKAIDASVTREVLGAAPIRFADLRSKLLAILSDSEMVCSFDTTRLLRPEMVTNTYQNTVNNFNDEVLDWNDDALLLRIFQRLRGAVITEQATLGSYGHIVVDEVQDLSAVELATLIGSVKHHKDVTLVGDVSQNLDRTGAFPGWDELRRYWNFDSESSRYISLEVSHRSTLPIMRLADHLQRREVVKSGRAGRTPIWFKCQDEAQGIGCVLKWLTKAGELYPNRIVCVICATPQDAKFAYQMLRPTFGAGVRLGDAYSFSFEEGILVTDVRQVKGLEFFSVLLWNPSSQAYPASELGQNLLYVAVTRAEDNLCIVSWNRAAKALPVFGASKLVRSVDMTEVKEDSRAVQNDDPVLPGPSWAKGR